The following proteins are encoded in a genomic region of Primulina huaijiensis isolate GDHJ02 chromosome 3, ASM1229523v2, whole genome shotgun sequence:
- the LOC140974417 gene encoding calcium/calmodulin-regulated receptor-like kinase 2 isoform X1 yields MDLVIIGISVGLTLGILIATLVFFGICWYKKRAHFRRYSNERSVAILPIRTNGLGTSMDSSASISNSVAIPGSEFLDRKPQHFWWNNHTKCRFASASGIPRYHYKVKWRSLMKERAGGICSLARLCFSIRILFTLDIQKGTQNFTTILGQGSFGPVYKATMPAGEVVAVKVLASNSKQGEREFHTEVSLLARLHHRNLVNLVGYCVDKGEHMLVYEYMSNGSLENLIYGEDKRVLSWDDRLQVALDVSHGIEYLHDGAVPPVIHRDLKSANILLDSSMRAKVADFGLSKEETYDGHNSGLKGTYGYIDPMYISTNKFTTKSDVYSFGVILFELITAIHPHQNLMEYINLAAMSSDGVDEIIDANITDSCNTEEVRTLAKIAHRCLHKTPRRRPSISEVSQAILKVKQRRIVKEDTMSFAREDFSRAVSRIECQQLELNKMASISERLT; encoded by the exons ATGGATTTGGTTATAATTGGCATCTCTGTTGGCTTGACTCTGGGCATACTCATTGCAACACTTGTATTCTTTGGCATTTGTTGGTATAAGAAACGTGCTCATTTTCGGCGCTACTCAAATGAACGATCTGTTGCTATCCTTCCTATACGAACTAATGGCTTAGGTACAAGCATGGATTCAAGCGCCTCTATCTCAAATTCTGTAGCTATCCCGGGGTCAGAGTTCCTTGACCGAAAACCTCAACATTTCTGGTGGAATAATCATACCAAATGTCGGTTTGCTTCAGCATCTGGTATTCCAAGATACCATTACAA GGTGAAGTGGAGGAGTTTGATGAAAGAGAGGGCGGGAGGGATTTGCTCACTCGCTCGATTATGCTTTTCAATCAGGATACTTTTCACTCT AGACATTCAAAAGGGAACACAGAATTTCACAACTATTCTTGGCCAGGGTTCATTTGGCCCAGTATATAAAGCCACAATGCCTGCAGGTGAAGTGGTTGCTGTAAAAGTTCTCGCTTCAAATTCCAAACAAGGGGAAAGGGAATTTCACACAGAG GTTTCTTTGCTAGCTAGGCTGCATCACAGAAATTTGGTAAATTTAGTTGGATACTGTGTTGATAAAGGAGAACACATGCTAGTTTATGAGTACATGAGCAACGGAAGTTTGGAAAACCTTATATATG GTGAAGACAAACGAGTGTTAAGTTGGGACGATCGACTACAAGTAGCACTAGACGTTTCACATGGGATTGAATATCTTCATGATGGG GCAGTGCCTCCTGTAATACATCGGGATTTGAAATCAGCTAACATACTGCTGGATTCCTCCATGAGAGCTAAG GTTGCTGATTTTGGACTTTCCAAAGAAGAAACCTACGATGGCCATAATTCGGGCCTTAAAGGTACGTATGGGTATATTGATCCCATGTATATATCCACGAACAAGTTCACTACAAAAAGTGATGTATATAGCTTTGGTGTTATCCTTTTCGAGCTCATCACTGCCATCCATCCACACCAAAACTTGATGGAATACATCAATCTT GCTGCCATGAGCTCAGATGGTGTGGATGAAATTATCGACGCCAATATTACAGATTCGTGTAACACAGAAGAGGTTAGGACTCTTGCGAAAATCGCTCACAGGTGTCTGCATAAAACGCCCCGAAGACGTCCCTCGATCTCAGAAGTTTCACAGGCTATCCTAAAGGTAAAGCAAAGGCGCATTGTCAAAGAAGACACAATGTCATTTGCCAGAGAAGATTTCTCGAGAGCTGTGAGTAGGATAGAGTGTCAGCAACTGGAATTGAACAAAATGGCCAGCATCAGTGAAAGGCTAACATAA
- the LOC140974417 gene encoding calcium/calmodulin-regulated receptor-like kinase 2 isoform X2, producing MDLVIIGISVGLTLGILIATLVFFGICWYKKRAHFRRYSNERSVAILPIRTNGLGTSMDSSASISNSVAIPGSEFLDRKPQHFWWNNHTKCRFASASGIPRYHYKDIQKGTQNFTTILGQGSFGPVYKATMPAGEVVAVKVLASNSKQGEREFHTEVSLLARLHHRNLVNLVGYCVDKGEHMLVYEYMSNGSLENLIYGEDKRVLSWDDRLQVALDVSHGIEYLHDGAVPPVIHRDLKSANILLDSSMRAKVADFGLSKEETYDGHNSGLKGTYGYIDPMYISTNKFTTKSDVYSFGVILFELITAIHPHQNLMEYINLAAMSSDGVDEIIDANITDSCNTEEVRTLAKIAHRCLHKTPRRRPSISEVSQAILKVKQRRIVKEDTMSFAREDFSRAVSRIECQQLELNKMASISERLT from the exons ATGGATTTGGTTATAATTGGCATCTCTGTTGGCTTGACTCTGGGCATACTCATTGCAACACTTGTATTCTTTGGCATTTGTTGGTATAAGAAACGTGCTCATTTTCGGCGCTACTCAAATGAACGATCTGTTGCTATCCTTCCTATACGAACTAATGGCTTAGGTACAAGCATGGATTCAAGCGCCTCTATCTCAAATTCTGTAGCTATCCCGGGGTCAGAGTTCCTTGACCGAAAACCTCAACATTTCTGGTGGAATAATCATACCAAATGTCGGTTTGCTTCAGCATCTGGTATTCCAAGATACCATTACAA AGACATTCAAAAGGGAACACAGAATTTCACAACTATTCTTGGCCAGGGTTCATTTGGCCCAGTATATAAAGCCACAATGCCTGCAGGTGAAGTGGTTGCTGTAAAAGTTCTCGCTTCAAATTCCAAACAAGGGGAAAGGGAATTTCACACAGAG GTTTCTTTGCTAGCTAGGCTGCATCACAGAAATTTGGTAAATTTAGTTGGATACTGTGTTGATAAAGGAGAACACATGCTAGTTTATGAGTACATGAGCAACGGAAGTTTGGAAAACCTTATATATG GTGAAGACAAACGAGTGTTAAGTTGGGACGATCGACTACAAGTAGCACTAGACGTTTCACATGGGATTGAATATCTTCATGATGGG GCAGTGCCTCCTGTAATACATCGGGATTTGAAATCAGCTAACATACTGCTGGATTCCTCCATGAGAGCTAAG GTTGCTGATTTTGGACTTTCCAAAGAAGAAACCTACGATGGCCATAATTCGGGCCTTAAAGGTACGTATGGGTATATTGATCCCATGTATATATCCACGAACAAGTTCACTACAAAAAGTGATGTATATAGCTTTGGTGTTATCCTTTTCGAGCTCATCACTGCCATCCATCCACACCAAAACTTGATGGAATACATCAATCTT GCTGCCATGAGCTCAGATGGTGTGGATGAAATTATCGACGCCAATATTACAGATTCGTGTAACACAGAAGAGGTTAGGACTCTTGCGAAAATCGCTCACAGGTGTCTGCATAAAACGCCCCGAAGACGTCCCTCGATCTCAGAAGTTTCACAGGCTATCCTAAAGGTAAAGCAAAGGCGCATTGTCAAAGAAGACACAATGTCATTTGCCAGAGAAGATTTCTCGAGAGCTGTGAGTAGGATAGAGTGTCAGCAACTGGAATTGAACAAAATGGCCAGCATCAGTGAAAGGCTAACATAA
- the LOC140974418 gene encoding rhamnogalacturonan I rhamnosyltransferase 1-like, translating into MCKVEDNDENGKKKGGHWDINMKFLGGEKVKDAKFFGVSHCRMKLWIIRLITTLLLWTCIIQLVAIGEVWGPRLLKSWPSCSSSHDMSLSTNMSFVQPKVHYSPKRVYNNNGYLIVSCNGGLNQMRAAICDMVSIARYLNVTLIVPELDKTSFWADTSSFQDIFDVDHFIASLRDEVRILKELPPRLKQRNELGMFYELPPVSWSNISYYHSQILPLLKKYKVVRLNRTDARLANNGLPLEIQRLRCRVNFSSLKFTAQIEELGRKIVRMLRQNGHFLVLHLRYEMDMLSFSGCTRGCDAEEVNELTAMRYNNPLWKEKAIDPELKRKEGLCPLTPEETALILTALGIDGNIQIYIAAGEIYGGERRLRSMVKAFPNMVKKETLLEPSDLMFFRNHSSQMAALDYLVSLESDIFVPTYDGNMAKVVEGHRRFLGFKKTILLNRQVLVDLVDQYNNGQLSWDEFSSSVKLSHENRVGRPEKRVVIYEKPKEEYYFYANPHECLMID; encoded by the exons ATGTGTAAAGTGGAGGATAACGATGAGAATGGAAAAAAGAAAGGTGGACATTGGGATATAAACATGAAGTTTTTGGGTGGAGAGAAAGTGAAAGATGCCAAGTTTTTTGGGGTGTCTCATTGTAGAATGAAGCTCTGGATTATAAGGCTAATCACTACATTATTGCTGTGGACATGTATCATTCAACTGGTGGCGATAGGAGAGGTTTGGGGGCCAAGGTTATTGAAAAGCTGGCCTTCTTGTTCCAGTTCCCATGATATGAGCTTATCGACCAATATGTCGTTCGTTCAACCTAAAGTTCATTATTCTCCAAAGA GGGTGTACAACAACAATGGATATCTTATTGTTTCTTGCAATGGAGGCCTTAACCAAATGCGAGCAGCT ATATGTGATATGGTCTCTATTGCAAGATACCTTAACGTCACACTTATTGTCCCAGAATTGGATAAAACCTCATTTTGGGCGGATACGAG TTCTTTCCAGGACATATTTGATGTCGATCATTTCATTGCATCTTTGAGGGATGAAGTTCGGATACTTAAAGAGCTTCCCCCTAGGCTTAAACAAAGAAATGAACTGGGAATGTTCTATGAGTTACCACCTGTTAGTTGGTCGAACATTTCTTACTACCACTCTCAG ATTCTCCCTCTTCTTAAGAAGTATAAAGTTGTTCGCTTGAATAGAACGGATGCTCGGCTCGCTAATAATGGGTTACCACTAGAGATTCAGAGGCTAAGGTGTCGGGTGAATTTTAGTTCTTTGAAGTTCACTGCCCAGATAGAAGAATTGGGCCGAAAAATCGTGAGGATGCtgaggcaaaatggtcatttcttGGTTCTCCATCTTAGATACGAGATGGATATGCTGTCTTTTTCTGGATGTACTCGAGGCTGTGACGCTGAGGAAGTGAATGAGCTAACTGCAATGAG ATATAATAACCCCTTATGGAAGGAGAAAGCCATAGATCCCGAACTTAAAAGGAAGGAAGGTCTATGCCCTTTGACACCGGAAGAAACTGCTCTGATACTAACTGCACTAGGTATTGATGGTAACATTCAGATATATATTGCTGCTGGAGAAATTTATGGTGGAGAAAGGAGGTTAAGAAGTATGGTCAAGGCATTTCCTAACATG GTAAAAAAGGAGACATTGCTGGAACCCTCCGACTTAATGTTTTTCCGGAACCATTCATCTCAAATGGCAGCTTTGGATTATCTAGTCTCGTTGGAGAGTGACATATTTGTTCCGACGTATGATGGAAATATGGCTAAAGTTGTAGAAGGACATCGCAG GTTTCTTGGTTTTAAGAAGACCATTCTACTAAACCGGCAAGTTTTGGTGGATCTGGTCGATCAATACAACAACGGACAATTGAGCTGGGACGAATTCTCATCTTCCGTTAAACTATCCCATGAAAACCGAGTGGGAAGACCAGAGAAGCGTGTCGTCATTTATGAGAAACCAAAAGAAGAATACTACTTCTATGCCAATCCACATGAATGTCTTATGATCGATTAG